One region of Exiguobacterium acetylicum genomic DNA includes:
- a CDS encoding replication initiation and membrane attachment family protein gives MVERELSGTDLCLVMSNGVVDREAYQSLYYLYQPIIGVKALGLYQTFWSEMIPGKTKSQYISHAELGTLLGFSVDEFKEELFKLEGIGLIRTFEARQAAYRYIYQIRVPLAPNTFLNDGVLSSLLFYRVGEIRFRSLQHRFRTEPLPKNIVDRTVRFDQVFDVKAGLASAHQPKAYAKQERAVYEFDYSFDLEEMKRQTDRFLPRSFYSKAIDHLLVKLAYVTQSNEALMAELLNARFRHEAYLPMTDAEKQERCKQMMLSAKQKLSREKKAKVASLDTIEVGDVEATETMESSHPKHYVAKLRKVKALSERDEELIQQLIIDYEMSSGIVNAAYYYALVVKKDNRFSKNFLLSIVDDWKQKGYVTASEALAKTQEQDDLIAKKQEQKQERARQTVGGRRGRTSNTNGGPNPKWLQEEKAKQQQYEASKKASFEADVPDDEEMERILRELKGN, from the coding sequence ATGGTAGAACGTGAACTTTCCGGTACCGATCTTTGCTTAGTGATGAGCAATGGTGTCGTCGACCGTGAAGCCTATCAATCTTTATATTATTTGTACCAGCCGATCATTGGTGTCAAAGCACTTGGACTCTATCAAACGTTTTGGAGCGAGATGATTCCGGGAAAAACAAAATCCCAATATATCTCCCATGCAGAACTCGGAACGCTACTCGGTTTTTCCGTCGATGAGTTCAAGGAAGAATTATTCAAGCTAGAAGGGATCGGTTTGATTCGGACGTTCGAAGCGCGCCAAGCCGCGTATCGCTACATCTATCAAATCCGGGTGCCGCTTGCGCCAAACACTTTCTTGAATGACGGCGTGTTATCGAGTCTGCTGTTCTACCGTGTCGGTGAAATCCGGTTCCGCTCCCTCCAGCATCGTTTCCGGACAGAACCGCTTCCAAAGAACATCGTTGATCGGACGGTCCGGTTTGATCAAGTGTTCGATGTGAAAGCTGGTCTTGCTTCCGCGCATCAGCCGAAGGCCTATGCGAAACAGGAACGAGCAGTATATGAATTCGATTATTCGTTTGATTTAGAAGAGATGAAACGTCAAACCGATCGCTTTTTGCCACGCTCGTTTTATTCAAAGGCAATCGATCATCTGCTCGTAAAGCTTGCGTACGTCACGCAGTCGAATGAAGCATTGATGGCGGAACTGTTGAACGCCCGTTTCCGTCACGAAGCATACTTGCCGATGACCGATGCTGAGAAACAAGAACGTTGCAAACAGATGATGTTGTCAGCGAAACAAAAACTCAGCCGCGAGAAAAAAGCGAAGGTCGCCTCACTCGATACGATCGAGGTCGGAGACGTCGAAGCGACGGAAACGATGGAAAGCAGCCATCCGAAGCATTATGTCGCGAAGTTGCGGAAGGTCAAAGCGTTATCAGAGCGAGATGAAGAGTTGATCCAACAATTGATCATCGATTATGAGATGTCGTCTGGGATCGTCAATGCCGCCTACTACTATGCGCTCGTCGTCAAAAAAGACAATCGCTTCAGTAAGAACTTCCTCTTATCGATCGTCGATGATTGGAAACAGAAAGGGTACGTGACAGCATCCGAGGCACTGGCGAAGACGCAGGAGCAAGATGATTTGATTGCGAAGAAGCAGGAGCAAAAACAAGAACGAGCGCGTCAGACCGTTGGTGGACGTCGGGGACGGACCAGCAATACGAACGGCGGTCCGAACCCGAAGTGGTTGCAAGAAGAGAAGGCGAAACAGCAACAGTATGAAGCCTCTAAAAAAGCGAGTTTCGAAGCGGATGTTCCAGACGATGAAGAGATGGAACGAATCTTACGAGAACTGAAGGGGAACTAA
- the nrdR gene encoding transcriptional regulator NrdR, whose product MRCPACNFNGTKVLDSRPVQDFGSIRRRRECESCGYRFTTFEMVEQTPLIIVKKDGTRDEFNRDKILRGLVRACEKRPISIEQLETVVSRVEKALRATAQHEIPSEQVGRLVLNELASVDEVAYVRFASVYKQFKDINVFFQELSELMERHQENDREN is encoded by the coding sequence ATGCGCTGTCCAGCCTGTAATTTTAACGGAACAAAAGTACTGGACTCAAGACCGGTCCAGGATTTCGGTTCGATTCGGAGGAGACGTGAATGTGAGTCTTGCGGCTATCGCTTTACGACTTTCGAAATGGTCGAACAGACCCCTTTAATCATCGTAAAGAAAGACGGAACGCGCGACGAGTTCAATCGTGATAAAATTTTGCGGGGACTAGTGCGTGCCTGTGAAAAACGACCGATTTCGATTGAACAGCTAGAAACAGTCGTCAGTCGGGTCGAAAAGGCATTGCGGGCGACAGCTCAGCATGAGATTCCAAGTGAGCAGGTCGGACGTCTCGTGTTAAATGAATTAGCTTCCGTCGATGAAGTAGCATACGTCCGCTTTGCAAGTGTCTATAAACAATTCAAGGACATCAATGTCTTCTTCCAAGAGCTCTCTGAGCTGATGGAGCGACATCAAGAAAATGACCGTGAAAATTGA
- the speD gene encoding adenosylmethionine decarboxylase: MDTMGRHIIAELWDCNPEKLNDMEFVERLFVDAALQAGAEVREVAFHKFAPHGVSGVVIISESHLTIHSFPEHGYASVDVFTCGDRIDPAIAANYIAEKLDAKIRENVEIPRGMGPVQVPAATVQHVN; the protein is encoded by the coding sequence ATGGATACTATGGGAAGACACATTATTGCAGAACTTTGGGATTGTAATCCTGAAAAATTGAACGACATGGAATTCGTTGAACGACTTTTCGTTGATGCAGCACTTCAAGCAGGTGCAGAAGTACGAGAAGTAGCATTCCACAAGTTTGCACCACACGGCGTCAGTGGCGTCGTCATTATCTCTGAATCGCACTTGACGATTCACAGTTTCCCAGAGCACGGGTATGCATCGGTTGATGTCTTTACTTGTGGGGATCGGATCGATCCAGCCATCGCAGCGAACTACATTGCTGAAAAGCTCGATGCGAAAATCCGTGAAAATGTCGAAATTCCACGTGGTATGGGACCTGTTCAAGTTCCAGCGGCTACTGTCCAGCACGTCAACTGA
- a CDS encoding glyceraldehyde-3-phosphate dehydrogenase, producing MGVKVAVNGFGRIGRMVFRRLIAEGKSDVVAINASYPVETLAHLIKYDTVHGKFNYPVDIIDGALMVDGRQIQIVSERNPELLPWGELGIDIVVEATGKFNSDTGAAKHLVAGAKKVVITAPAKGDVRTIVMGVNDDMYDHETDAIVSNASCTTNCLAPVVQVIDRAFGIESGLVTTVHAFTNDQNNIDNPHKDLRRARACGSSIIPTSTGAAKAISLVLPHLEGKLNGLALRVPTPNVSLVDLVVEVSRDTTVAEVNEAFTKAADGALEGILGMTMEPLVSIDFNGEERSTVVDGLSTMVMGGRQVKVLAWYDNEWGYSCRVVDLVHLVSAHLEAMGTVEKELELN from the coding sequence ATGGGAGTCAAGGTGGCAGTCAATGGTTTTGGTCGAATTGGTCGAATGGTCTTTCGACGTCTGATCGCTGAGGGGAAAAGCGATGTCGTAGCAATCAATGCAAGTTATCCAGTCGAAACACTCGCACATTTAATCAAGTACGACACGGTACATGGGAAATTCAATTATCCGGTCGACATCATCGATGGGGCGTTGATGGTTGACGGAAGACAAATTCAAATCGTCAGTGAACGCAATCCTGAACTATTGCCGTGGGGGGAACTCGGCATCGATATCGTCGTCGAAGCGACAGGAAAGTTCAACTCAGATACGGGTGCTGCGAAGCATTTGGTGGCAGGCGCAAAAAAGGTCGTCATCACGGCACCTGCTAAAGGGGATGTCCGGACGATCGTCATGGGTGTCAATGACGACATGTATGATCATGAAACGGATGCTATCGTCTCGAACGCATCGTGTACGACGAACTGTCTCGCACCTGTCGTGCAAGTCATCGACCGGGCATTCGGAATCGAATCGGGTCTCGTAACGACGGTTCATGCGTTTACGAACGATCAAAATAATATTGACAATCCGCATAAGGATTTACGACGCGCCCGCGCATGTGGATCATCCATCATTCCAACATCGACAGGTGCGGCAAAAGCGATTTCTCTCGTCTTGCCTCACTTGGAAGGAAAATTGAATGGACTCGCGCTTCGTGTTCCGACACCAAACGTCTCACTCGTCGATCTCGTCGTTGAAGTCAGTCGCGATACGACAGTTGCTGAAGTGAACGAAGCGTTCACGAAAGCAGCGGACGGTGCGCTTGAAGGGATTCTCGGAATGACGATGGAACCGCTCGTTTCAATCGACTTCAACGGAGAAGAGCGTTCGACGGTCGTCGATGGACTCTCGACGATGGTCATGGGCGGTCGTCAAGTGAAGGTTCTCGCTTGGTACGATAATGAGTGGGGTTACTCTTGCCGCGTCGTTGATCTTGTTCACCTCGTCTCGGCGCACTTAGAGGCGATGGGAACGGTTGAAAAAGAACTTGAATTGAATTAA
- the coaE gene encoding dephospho-CoA kinase (Dephospho-CoA kinase (CoaE) performs the final step in coenzyme A biosynthesis.), whose product MPTGRLMRVGLTGSIATGKSTVSSYLKQKGIAVIDADLVAREVVEPGGRAYEAVKTAFPEAFEEGRLIRPKLGQIIFQDSEKRQQLNQLMHPSIRRQMLDEADAYERSGHALVVFDIPLLLEGDWRTLFDRVVVVYCPENMQLRRLMQRNDLSEEEAYARIHAQLSIEQKKELADDVFFNDGSLDSLYQQIDKWLVLYDTDKHESDT is encoded by the coding sequence GTGCCAACAGGTCGCCTTATGAGGGTTGGTCTGACGGGCAGTATCGCCACCGGTAAAAGTACGGTCTCTAGCTATCTGAAGCAAAAAGGAATAGCGGTCATCGATGCGGATCTCGTTGCGCGAGAAGTCGTTGAGCCAGGAGGGCGAGCCTATGAGGCGGTCAAGACGGCTTTCCCGGAAGCATTCGAGGAAGGACGTCTCATTCGTCCAAAACTTGGACAAATCATTTTTCAGGATAGTGAAAAACGACAACAGCTGAATCAGTTGATGCACCCAAGTATTCGACGACAGATGCTTGATGAAGCAGATGCCTATGAACGTTCAGGACATGCGCTCGTCGTATTTGATATTCCGTTGTTACTTGAAGGCGATTGGCGGACGCTGTTCGACCGTGTCGTAGTCGTGTATTGTCCGGAAAACATGCAGTTAAGACGATTGATGCAACGTAATGACCTATCGGAAGAAGAAGCATATGCACGTATTCATGCGCAACTTAGCATTGAACAGAAAAAAGAGCTTGCGGATGATGTGTTCTTTAATGATGGGAGTCTTGATTCGTTATATCAACAAATCGATAAATGGTTAGTATTATATGACACCGATAAGCATGAGAGTGACACATGA
- the mutM gene encoding DNA-formamidopyrimidine glycosylase — translation MPELPEVETVRRSLERSVSGKTVSSVKVYHPKMIRGMEVAPFADALHQERIERVERRGKFLLFDFDRFYLVSHLRMEGKYFPYPQPVERDKHTHVVFRFTDGSELHYNDVRKFGTMELRDKETAMQTAPLAQLEREPFDPEFTADVLAENLIRKKRSPIKTALLDQSIFLGLGNIYVDETLHVARVHPLTKAGALTLDDISRIHQAGVDVLRQAVEAGGSTIRSYVSPSGKGEFQLQLAVYGQKGEPCPRCGTAIEKIKVGGRGTHFCPTCQQVAL, via the coding sequence GTGCCTGAATTACCTGAAGTCGAGACCGTTCGCCGCAGTTTAGAACGTTCGGTCTCTGGAAAAACAGTCTCTTCCGTCAAAGTCTACCACCCGAAAATGATTCGGGGGATGGAAGTGGCACCATTTGCAGATGCCTTACATCAAGAACGGATCGAACGCGTCGAACGTCGCGGTAAGTTCCTACTCTTTGATTTTGATCGTTTTTATCTCGTCAGCCATTTGCGGATGGAAGGGAAGTACTTCCCGTATCCGCAACCGGTCGAGCGGGATAAACATACTCATGTCGTCTTCCGATTCACGGATGGTTCGGAGCTGCATTACAATGATGTCCGGAAGTTCGGAACGATGGAATTACGTGATAAGGAAACAGCGATGCAGACTGCTCCACTGGCACAGCTGGAGCGTGAACCGTTTGATCCGGAGTTCACAGCAGATGTGTTAGCGGAGAATTTAATTCGTAAAAAAAGAAGTCCAATCAAAACGGCACTGCTTGACCAATCGATCTTCCTTGGTCTCGGTAACATCTATGTCGATGAGACCCTGCATGTGGCACGCGTCCATCCGTTGACGAAGGCTGGTGCCTTGACGCTTGATGATATCTCACGCATCCATCAAGCGGGTGTCGACGTCTTACGACAAGCAGTGGAAGCGGGAGGAAGTACGATCCGAAGTTATGTCTCACCTTCTGGAAAAGGTGAGTTCCAGCTTCAACTCGCGGTATACGGTCAAAAGGGCGAACCGTGTCCCCGTTGTGGCACTGCCATTGAAAAAATCAAAGTCGGCGGACGGGGAACACACTTCTGTCCGACGTGCCAACAGGTCGCCTTATGA
- the polA gene encoding DNA polymerase I, translating into MMENKLLLIDGNSLTYRAFFALPPMTDAQGRNTNAAYGFTMMLLKLLEEEQPTHMLVAFDASSETFRHDVYQEYKGSREKTPSELREQFPIVRDICEALGIQMMELHRYEADDLIGTLARTMPTDRTRIVTGDKDLLQLVTDKVEVLITKRGITDVQCMTEELFAETYGGLKPIQMIDLKGLMGDKSDNIPGIPGIGEKTAVKLISAYGSVEGLYEHVEDLKGKQKEKVIANEELARLSKELATIKVDVPLETTLDDLQIRDVDTQVPYSLFQSLGFKSLTNRFAPVVKEEDKEQLNVVTITSLPEDVTDAVLLAEQLREDYMEEDIIGFAIATPDTIYVAAPTLVEDPAFRQWIESEHRKICLDAKQVAFALRKHGLTLNGYEDLLLAGYLLNLSGGTTLASIAGHYALMAPNEEAVLGKGAKRLAPADDVLHPYLAEKARMIELLFPKVREELKANQQYELYETLERPLSGVLAEMEWTGIRVDVATLQSMQADLAGRLTELETLVFEAAGESFNINSPKQLGVILFEKLELPAFKKTKTGYSTAADVLEKLRPLHPVIDHIMLYRELQKLQSTYVEGLQKVIKEDGKIHTRFAQTIAQTGRLSSVNPNLQNIPIRIEEGRKIRKAFVPSEAGWSLYAADYSQIELRVMADMSQDQTLVDAFLHDEDIHTQTASSVFGVEPEDVTGNMRRQAKAVNFGIIYGISDYGLSQNLNITRKEAQSFIDRYFELFPQIKQFMDTAIETARANGFVETLMNRRRNIPDINSKNFNLRGFAERTAINTPIQGSAADIIKKAMLDVHAALQASDLKARLLLQVHDELIFEAPDEELDALQALVKQAMEQTVELSVPLRVDGGAGHTWYETK; encoded by the coding sequence ATGATGGAAAATAAATTGCTATTGATTGATGGGAACTCGTTGACCTATCGGGCGTTTTTCGCCTTACCACCAATGACGGATGCGCAAGGACGAAATACGAACGCAGCTTATGGCTTTACGATGATGTTATTGAAGTTGCTCGAGGAAGAACAACCGACACATATGCTCGTTGCCTTCGATGCTTCGAGTGAAACGTTCCGTCATGATGTCTATCAGGAGTATAAAGGGAGTCGGGAAAAGACACCGTCCGAACTACGTGAGCAATTCCCGATCGTCCGGGATATCTGTGAAGCGCTCGGTATTCAAATGATGGAACTCCATCGTTATGAGGCAGATGATTTGATTGGTACGCTCGCACGAACGATGCCGACGGATCGGACGCGGATCGTCACAGGTGATAAAGATTTACTTCAACTTGTCACGGATAAGGTCGAAGTCTTGATCACGAAGCGTGGGATCACGGACGTCCAGTGCATGACGGAGGAACTGTTCGCTGAGACATATGGTGGTCTCAAACCGATTCAAATGATTGACCTGAAAGGATTAATGGGAGATAAGTCGGATAATATTCCAGGGATTCCTGGGATTGGTGAAAAGACGGCAGTTAAATTGATTTCGGCATATGGTTCTGTCGAAGGACTGTATGAACATGTTGAAGACTTAAAAGGTAAGCAGAAGGAAAAAGTCATCGCGAACGAAGAGTTAGCACGACTGTCGAAAGAACTTGCGACAATTAAAGTCGATGTCCCGCTCGAGACGACGCTAGATGATTTGCAAATTCGCGACGTTGATACCCAAGTGCCGTATTCGTTGTTCCAGTCGCTCGGTTTCAAGTCGTTGACGAATCGATTCGCCCCTGTCGTCAAAGAAGAGGATAAAGAGCAGTTGAACGTCGTGACGATCACTTCACTTCCTGAAGACGTCACCGATGCGGTGTTGCTTGCTGAACAGTTGCGAGAGGATTACATGGAAGAGGACATCATCGGGTTTGCAATCGCAACGCCTGACACGATCTATGTTGCTGCCCCGACGCTCGTCGAGGATCCGGCATTCCGCCAATGGATCGAGTCGGAACATCGGAAGATTTGTCTCGATGCCAAACAAGTCGCATTCGCGTTGCGTAAGCACGGCTTAACCTTAAACGGTTATGAGGATCTGTTATTAGCGGGTTACTTATTGAACTTAAGTGGCGGCACGACGCTCGCTTCAATTGCTGGTCATTATGCATTGATGGCACCGAACGAAGAAGCAGTCCTCGGTAAGGGAGCCAAACGTCTAGCCCCAGCGGATGACGTATTACATCCTTATCTTGCAGAAAAGGCACGGATGATCGAGTTATTGTTCCCGAAAGTCCGGGAAGAGTTGAAGGCGAATCAGCAATATGAGCTGTATGAAACACTAGAGCGTCCATTGTCAGGTGTCCTCGCTGAGATGGAGTGGACCGGGATTCGTGTCGACGTCGCGACGCTCCAGTCGATGCAAGCAGATCTTGCCGGACGTTTAACGGAACTTGAGACGTTGGTCTTTGAAGCGGCAGGTGAGTCATTCAATATCAATTCACCGAAACAACTTGGTGTGATTCTGTTTGAAAAACTCGAACTGCCCGCCTTCAAGAAAACAAAGACCGGCTACTCGACTGCCGCAGACGTCCTTGAAAAACTGCGTCCGCTGCATCCGGTCATCGATCACATCATGTTATACCGGGAGCTCCAAAAATTACAGTCGACGTATGTCGAAGGCTTACAAAAAGTCATCAAGGAAGACGGAAAGATTCACACCCGTTTTGCTCAGACGATTGCCCAGACAGGTCGTTTAAGTTCGGTCAATCCGAACCTTCAGAATATCCCGATTCGGATCGAAGAAGGCCGGAAGATTCGAAAAGCCTTCGTTCCGAGTGAAGCAGGTTGGTCACTGTATGCTGCCGATTATTCACAAATCGAATTACGTGTCATGGCCGATATGTCGCAGGATCAGACGCTTGTCGATGCATTCTTACATGATGAGGATATCCATACTCAAACGGCAAGTAGTGTCTTTGGTGTCGAACCGGAGGATGTCACAGGAAACATGCGGCGTCAGGCGAAAGCTGTCAACTTCGGCATCATTTACGGCATCAGCGATTATGGACTGTCACAAAACTTGAACATCACGCGGAAGGAAGCACAATCGTTCATCGATCGTTATTTCGAGCTGTTCCCGCAAATCAAACAGTTCATGGATACGGCGATCGAGACGGCACGAGCGAATGGATTCGTCGAAACGTTGATGAACCGGCGTCGTAACATCCCGGATATCAATTCGAAAAACTTCAACTTACGCGGTTTTGCCGAACGTACGGCAATCAATACGCCGATTCAAGGTTCGGCTGCGGATATCATTAAAAAAGCGATGCTTGATGTGCATGCTGCCTTACAGGCATCTGATCTGAAAGCACGTTTGTTACTACAAGTACACGATGAATTGATTTTTGAAGCACCAGACGAAGAACTCGATGCGCTACAAGCGCTTGTCAAACAAGCGATGGAGCAGACCGTCGAACTATCCGTACCGCTACGCGTCGATGGGGGCGCAGGACATACGTGGTACGAAACGAAGTAA
- the pnpS gene encoding two-component system histidine kinase PnpS: MSKYRKRFIFKMFSFISLVLIALGFLLGQSFKEFYVQNEKEKLMDETSLVETILQGRDVSEMAQYVNQLYAESNFDMILFNGRGEIIAGTPVDVTKLKVATLNFSAIPDEGTFESKTDDSVVQFTKPVPTADGGEVYVSFIRYAKDLNVIYSRIWTVIILSLVASLLIIFLTIYRSTKRFLRPIAEATDVLHELSHGNYKSRVYELSAPDESRDLGRSINLLARNLENASSGEAMQRARLESLIEYMGAGLMLIDEKGYVLLVNRTYREMFNIHEPSSGKLYYRVLPNEKMSQVIEDVYLTEKPNRKQSSVRFGINSRTFMVSAAPIFDKNGRVQGTTVVFNDITEIKKLEQMRKDFVANVSHELKTPLTSIKGFAETLLDGAQEVPEIREQFLRIIHDESERMQTLVEDLLELSRLEQDNYQLETAIVDVTSLVRETAALLDRRATEKEMTIHIETEEEVFIRADLNRLKQVVVNLVANALNYTPNGGNVWIQLEDGEESVQLIIKDDGIGIHPKETQRIFERFYRVDKARSRNSGGTGLGLAIVKHIVDLHHGEIEVASEEQKGTTFTIRLPKHG, encoded by the coding sequence ATGAGTAAGTATCGCAAGCGGTTCATCTTTAAAATGTTTTCGTTCATCAGTCTCGTGCTGATTGCACTCGGTTTCTTACTTGGACAATCCTTCAAAGAGTTCTATGTCCAAAATGAAAAAGAAAAATTGATGGATGAGACTTCTCTTGTCGAGACGATCTTACAAGGGCGCGATGTTTCGGAGATGGCCCAGTATGTGAATCAATTGTACGCGGAATCGAACTTCGACATGATTTTATTCAATGGTCGGGGTGAGATCATTGCTGGTACACCGGTTGATGTGACGAAACTAAAAGTCGCGACTCTTAATTTTTCAGCGATTCCTGATGAGGGGACGTTTGAATCGAAAACAGATGACAGTGTCGTCCAATTCACGAAGCCTGTTCCGACAGCGGACGGTGGCGAGGTGTACGTCAGTTTCATTCGTTACGCAAAAGACTTAAACGTTATTTATTCACGGATTTGGACGGTCATCATCCTTTCTCTCGTTGCGTCGTTATTGATTATATTCTTGACGATCTATCGTTCGACGAAACGATTCCTTCGACCGATCGCGGAGGCAACCGATGTGTTGCACGAGCTGTCGCATGGAAATTACAAGTCACGCGTCTATGAGTTGTCGGCACCTGATGAATCACGCGATTTAGGACGCTCCATCAATCTACTAGCGCGCAATCTCGAGAACGCATCGTCTGGTGAGGCGATGCAACGGGCGCGTCTTGAATCCTTGATCGAGTACATGGGAGCCGGTCTCATGTTGATTGATGAAAAAGGCTATGTCCTGCTCGTCAACCGGACGTATCGGGAAATGTTCAACATTCATGAACCGTCTAGCGGGAAGCTGTACTATCGTGTATTGCCAAACGAAAAGATGAGCCAGGTGATTGAAGATGTTTATCTGACGGAAAAACCAAATCGAAAGCAGTCGAGTGTTCGATTCGGTATTAATAGTCGGACGTTCATGGTCAGTGCCGCTCCGATTTTCGATAAGAACGGTCGCGTGCAGGGAACGACCGTCGTCTTTAACGACATCACGGAAATCAAAAAGCTGGAACAGATGCGTAAAGACTTCGTCGCGAATGTCAGCCATGAATTAAAGACACCGTTGACGTCCATCAAAGGGTTTGCGGAGACGTTACTCGATGGCGCGCAAGAGGTTCCGGAAATCCGTGAACAATTTTTACGGATCATTCATGACGAGTCGGAACGGATGCAAACATTGGTGGAAGACTTGCTTGAACTCTCTCGTTTAGAACAGGATAACTATCAGCTCGAGACCGCAATCGTTGATGTGACAAGTCTCGTTCGGGAAACGGCAGCACTCCTGGACCGACGAGCAACAGAAAAAGAGATGACGATTCATATCGAAACGGAAGAGGAAGTCTTCATTCGGGCAGATTTGAATCGATTGAAACAGGTCGTCGTCAACTTGGTCGCGAATGCGTTGAATTATACGCCAAATGGTGGCAACGTCTGGATTCAGCTTGAGGATGGGGAAGAGTCTGTCCAGCTCATCATCAAAGATGACGGAATTGGTATTCATCCGAAAGAAACCCAACGGATATTTGAACGTTTCTATCGCGTCGATAAGGCACGAAGCCGCAATTCTGGGGGGACGGGTCTTGGACTAGCCATCGTCAAACACATCGTCGACCTTCACCATGGTGAAATCGAAGTCGCTTCAGAGGAGCAGAAAGGGACGACATTTACGATTCGTTTACCAAAACATGGCTGA
- a CDS encoding response regulator transcription factor: MKDKIIVVDDELSIATLLKFNLEQAGFVVETAHDGMSGLKLAEKQDAALIVLDLMLPELDGLEVCKRLRQQKINTPILMLTAKDDEFDKVLGLELGADDYLTKPFSPREVVARVKAILRRMSHQTTPSEEVTDGTILIGDVKIVPDNYEAFKAEERLELTPKEFELLVYLAKNKGRVLTRDQLLSAIWNYDFVGDTRIVDVHISHVREKIEPNTKKPIYIKTIRGLGYKMEEPKPE, encoded by the coding sequence TTGAAAGATAAAATTATCGTGGTAGATGATGAATTGTCGATTGCAACACTATTGAAGTTTAATCTAGAACAGGCTGGTTTCGTTGTCGAAACGGCACATGATGGGATGTCAGGTTTAAAATTAGCGGAAAAACAAGATGCCGCATTGATTGTACTGGATCTCATGTTGCCGGAACTCGATGGTCTGGAAGTATGTAAACGGCTACGCCAACAGAAAATCAATACGCCGATCTTGATGCTGACGGCAAAGGATGATGAGTTCGATAAAGTTCTTGGTCTGGAACTCGGTGCGGACGATTATCTGACAAAACCATTTAGCCCACGTGAAGTCGTCGCCCGTGTGAAAGCAATTTTACGACGAATGAGTCATCAGACAACACCATCGGAAGAAGTGACGGATGGGACGATTCTGATTGGTGATGTCAAGATCGTTCCAGATAACTACGAAGCTTTCAAAGCAGAAGAACGTCTTGAACTGACACCTAAAGAATTCGAATTGCTCGTATATCTTGCTAAAAATAAGGGACGTGTCCTGACACGAGACCAACTGTTATCCGCAATCTGGAACTATGATTTCGTCGGCGATACACGAATCGTGGATGTGCACATTAGTCATGTCCGTGAAAAAATCGAGCCGAATACGAAAAAACCGATTTATATCAAAACGATTCGTGGTCTCGGGTATAAGATGGAGGAGCCGAAACCGGAATGA
- a CDS encoding divergent PAP2 family protein yields MEWNHPLFAAITAWFIAQAAKLVTSLVRTRKFDLEIMFASGGMPSSHSSTVVALAVVIGFQEGFSSSLFALAAIFATIIMYDATGVRQAVGVQAKLLNDYFKGIRHETPLLNELVGHTEFQVFVGLLLGLAVGLLWPVFFF; encoded by the coding sequence ATGGAATGGAACCATCCCCTTTTTGCAGCCATCACGGCGTGGTTCATCGCTCAAGCAGCGAAGCTTGTCACGAGTTTGGTACGGACGCGAAAGTTCGACCTGGAAATCATGTTTGCTTCCGGTGGTATGCCTAGTTCACATAGCTCGACTGTCGTCGCCTTAGCCGTGGTCATCGGTTTTCAGGAAGGCTTCTCGTCCTCACTCTTCGCACTAGCTGCTATATTTGCCACGATCATCATGTATGACGCAACGGGTGTCAGACAAGCAGTCGGTGTTCAGGCAAAATTACTCAATGATTATTTTAAAGGAATTCGTCATGAGACCCCTCTTCTGAATGAGCTCGTCGGCCATACCGAATTTCAGGTGTTCGTTGGTCTGTTACTCGGACTAGCCGTCGGTCTTCTATGGCCCGTCTTCTTCTTTTAA